The region CGAGGACGCGACAGCCAGCAGCGTGATGGATTGGCCGCAGAAAATCAAGCGGAATCGGTGCGGTGACGATAGGCAATCGCCGCCGAGATCACTTGGAAAATGTGGTCCGAGACGCGATCGGCGGTCAACGCTTGCAGCTCGTCCTGCGAGATCAGCATGTTGATGATCGGCCCAGCCATTTTGTAATGCATGCACTGCCCCACGACGCTGAACCCAAACATGTGGCGATCGGCGTCCGACGTATCCGCTGGCAACAACTGCCGCAAGATTCCGTCGAGTCGTTCGAAATGGGGCTGAATGAATTCCTGAACGATGTCCTTGGTCGCCCCGGACGGATCGGACATTTCCCGAAAGATCAGCAGATGTTTGTGGTCAATCCGATCCTGGGCCGACATCGCCATGCCGACCATTTGACGGATAAATCCTTTCAGGCGGACCTCGGGTTCCATGCTCGGATCATCGCCGGGAGGGATAAAACCGCTAGGAGCCATCGAGCGGTGACGGGCTCGGTGGGCCTCTTTGACCGCTTCGATGTAGAGCCCTTTTTTGTCCTCGAAGTAGTATTTGACAGCGTTTACGTTCACGTCGGCCCGACCGCAGATGCGGCGAACCGTACCGTGATCGTAGCCATGCAGGGCAAATTCCTGGATGGC is a window of Bremerella sp. TYQ1 DNA encoding:
- a CDS encoding CerR family C-terminal domain-containing protein; the encoded protein is MNSSQPDAKQRLLDAAIQEFALHGYDHGTVRRICGRADVNVNAVKYYFEDKKGLYIEAVKEAHRARHRSMAPSGFIPPGDDPSMEPEVRLKGFIRQMVGMAMSAQDRIDHKHLLIFREMSDPSGATKDIVQEFIQPHFERLDGILRQLLPADTSDADRHMFGFSVVGQCMHYKMAGPIINMLISQDELQALTADRVSDHIFQVISAAIAYRHRTDSA